In one Alnus glutinosa chromosome 14, dhAlnGlut1.1, whole genome shotgun sequence genomic region, the following are encoded:
- the LOC133857277 gene encoding inactive protein kinase SELMODRAFT_444075-like isoform X2 — MVLQLHDVYDSEKIKVRIKIVCGSPCGVVAAEAKRARSNWVILDKRLKNEKKYCMEELQCNLVVMKQSRPKVLRLNLVNSTKMESEVVCALSSELEKSPENLKSKFEQLNMIRGPAVTPASSPDHESPFTTTDVGTSSISSSDLGTSPFFLSETCGSLKGDLQFTTKEDENLDECDSDTDSEKMSTCSTNSNFHPWMANILRSSSEYSKHMVEGSQRNEGKVLASTFEALLEKLSKLDQDPRTGVLNYRLDLDLRKSVREAISLSRNLPLGPPPLCSICQHKAPIFGNPPRWFSFAELEFATGGFSQVNFLAEGGFGSVHRGVLSDGRVVAVKQHKLASSQGDLEFCSEVEVLSCAQHRNVVMLIGFCVEDGRRLLVYEYICNGSLDSHLYGRNQNLLEWSARQKIAIGAARGLRYLHEECRVGCIVHRDMRPNNILLTHDFEPLVGDFGLARWQPDGDMGVDTRVIGTFGYLAPEYAQSGQITEKADVYSFGVVLVELVTGRKVMDINRPKGQQCLTEWARPLLEKQAIHELVDPCLRKCYLEHEVYRMLQCASLCIRRDPHSRPRMSQVLRMLEGDIVM, encoded by the exons ATGGTGCTTCAACTCCATGATGTTTATGACTCAGAGAAG ATAAAAGTCAGGATAAAGATTGTTTGTGGCTCGCCATGTGGAGTGGTAGCTGCTGAGGCCAAGAGAGCTCGATCAAACTGGGTTATACTGGATAA acgattgaaaaatgaaaagaaatactGCATGGAAGAGCTGCAATGCAATCTTGTGGTTATGAAGCAATCTCGGCCAAAGGTTCTTCGTTTAAATTTGGTAAATTCGACAAAGATGGAATCTGAAGTGGTTTGTGCATTATCATCTGAATTAGAAAAATCTCCAGAAAATCTGAAAAGCAAGTTTGAACAATTGAATATGATTAGAGGACCAGCTGTTACTCCTGCAAGTAGTCCAGACCATGAGTCACCATTTACTACAACTGATGTTGGAACGTCATCAATATCTAGCTCAGATCTAGGGACTTCACCATTTTTCCTTTCCGAAACTTGTGGGAGCTTAAAGGGTGATCTTCAATTTACCACTAAAGAAGATGAAAATCTGGATGAATGTGACTCTGACACAGATAGTGAAAAGATGAGTACTTGTTCCACAAATTCAAATTTCCATCCATGGATGGCAAACATTCTCAGGTCCAGCAGTGAATATTCGAAACACATGGTGGAAGGTTCACAAAGAAACGAGGGGAAGGTTCTAGCCTCCACATTTGAAGCTTTGCTGGAGAAATTGTCTAAATTAGATCAAGATCCTCGTACTGGAGTGCTGAATTATAGGCTTGATCTGGACCTACGCAAAAGTGTAAGAGAAGCAATTTCATTATCCAGAAATCTTCCTCTCGGCCCTCCTCCATTGTGTTCTATCTGTCAGCACAAGGCACCTATATTCGGGAATCCTCCAAGGTGGTTCAGTTTTGCCGAACTGGAATTTGCTACAGGTGGATTTTCACAAGTCAATTTTTTGGCTGAAGGTGGATTTGGTTCTGTACATCGAGGTGTCTTATCAGATGGCCGGGTTGTTGCAGTCAAGCAACACAAATTGGCTAGTTCTCAAGGTGATCTAGAATTTTGCTCAGAAGTTGAGGTCTTAAGCTGCGCACAGCATCGTAATGTTGTGATGCTAATTGGGTTCTGTGTGGAGGATGGAAGAAGATTGCTGGTCTATGAATACATTTGCAATGGGTCTTTGGATTCTCATCTTTATG GAAGAAATCAAAATCTGCTAGAATGGTCTGCACGACAAAAAATTGCAATTGGAGCAGCTCGTGGGTTGAGATACCTTCATGAGGAATGTAGAGTCGGTTGTATTGTCCACCGCGATATGCGGCCTAACAACATCCTTCTCACCCATGATTTTGAACCATTA GTGGGAGATTTTGGATTGGCAAGGTGGCAGCCAGATGGAGACATGGGGGTGGACACAAGAGTAATTGGAACATTTGG GTACTTGGCTCCAGAATATGCTCAAAGTGGCCAAATCACAGAAAAAGCTGATGTGTATTCCTTTGGGGTAGTGTTGGTGGAGCTTGTTACAGGGAGGAAAGTTATGGACATAAACCGGCCCAAAGGCCAGCAGTGCCTCACTGAATGG GCACGACCTTTGCTAGAAAAACAAGCTATTCATGAACTGGTAGATCCATGCTTAAGGAAGTGCTACTTAGAGCATGAGGTTTATCGCATGCTGCAATGTGCCTCCTTGTGCATCCGACGGGATCCCCATTCAAGACCTCGCATGTCTCAG GTGCTTCGAATGCTGGAGGGTGACATTGTCATGTAA
- the LOC133857357 gene encoding pentatricopeptide repeat-containing protein At2g15690, mitochondrial-like — MASLISLQRSGNSVISSHWRPRINLRPPAQLSLSYAPSRPLCTYALPDDHDPRVHRRRSGGVSDRQSASTRSSTQYKSRPDPSLSNKESRSNEREMNSNRLNNENGSDPLRGDQPSIDLMGLCEEAKVEEVVEHMGRGVDADYSVFCALLDSCGNSKSLEAGKRVHEFLKRSSFRGEVELNNKLIEMYGRCGSMRDARRVFDRMRDRNVSSWHLMINGYAVNGQGSNGLLLFEEMRKAGLRPNSETFVLVLAACASAEAVGEGLYHFESMKNEHGIVLGIEHCLGVIDVLGRSGHLNEAEEFIEKMPIEPTAEVWEALRHYARIHGDMELEDHAEELSVSLDPSRAIADKIPTPPRKKHSATNMLEEKNRLSEYRWTGPYKGEAYEKLKGLNGQMREAGYVPDTRYVLHDIDQEAKEQALMYHSERLAIAYGLISTPPRTTLRIMKNLRICGDCHNAIKVMSKIVGRELIVRDNKRFHHFKDGKCSCGDYW, encoded by the coding sequence ATGGCTTCTCTGATATCTCTTCAACGGTCCGGAAACTCCGTTATCTCTTCCCACTGGAGACCTCGAATAAACTTGCGACCTCCGGCCCAGCTCTCTCTCAGCTACGCCCCATCCAGACCTCTTTGCACCTACGCACTCCCCGATGACCACGACCCCCGGGTCCATCGCCGCCGCAGTGGTGGGGTCTCTGACCGCCAAAGTGCCAGCACTCGGTCCAGCACCCAGTACAAATCCCGCCCTGACCCGTCGCTGAGCAACAAGGAGAGCCGCTCGAATGAGCGAGAAATGAACAGTAATCGGCTAAACAATGAAAATGGCAGCGACCCATTGCGCGGTGACCAACCAAGTATTGATTTGATGGGTTTGTGCGAGGAGGCTAAGGTTGAAGAGGTTGTGGAGCATATGGGTCGAGGTGTTGATGCTGATTATAGTGTTTTCTGTGCGTTGTTGGATTCGTGTGGGAATTCGAAGTCGCTTGAGGCTGGGAAGAGGGTGCATGAGTTCTTGAAACGGTCTTCTTTTCGTGGTGAGGTTGAATTGAATAACAAATTGATTGAAATGTACGGGAGATGTGGGAGTATGAGAGATGCACGCCGAGTGTTTGATAGAATGCGCGACCGGAATGTGAGTTCGTGGCATTTGATGATTAATGGGTATGCAGTCAATGGGCAGGGTAGTAATGGATTGTTGTTGTTTGAGGAGATGAGGAAAGCGGGGTTGCGGCCCAATAGTGAGACCTTTGTGCTGGTTTTGGCAGCATGTGCTAGTGCAGAAGCTGTGGGAGAAGGGTTATATCACTTTGAATCGATGAAGAACGAGCACGGAATTGTTCTGGGGATTGAGCATTGTCTAGGGGTTATTGATGTTCTTGGGAGGTCTGGTCATTTGAATGAAGCAGAAGAGTTCATTGAGAAAATGCCGATCGAGCCTACAGCGGAGGTTTGGGAGGCTCTTAGGCATTATGCAAGAATTCATGGAGATATGGAACTTGAAGACCATGCCGAGGAGTTATCGGTTAGCCTTGATCCTTCCAGGGCCATTGCTGACAAAATTCCAACTCCTCCCCGGAAGAAGCATTCTGCAACTAATATGCTTGAGGAAAAGAATAGGTTGAGCGAGTATCGGTGGACCGGCCCTTACAAGGGAGAGGCATATGAGAAATTGAAAGGTCTGAATGGGCAGATGAGGGAAGCAGGTTATGTGCCGGATACAAGATACGTACTTCATGACATTGATCAGGAGGCAAAAGAACAGGCTTTGATGTATCACAGTGAGCGTTTGGCGATTGCTTATGGTCTGATTAGTACTCCACCAAGGACAACGCTTAGGATCATGAAGAATCTAAGGATTTGTGGTGACTGCCACAATGCAATAAAAGTAATGTCAAAAATTGTTGGGAGAGAGTTGATTGTGAGGGATAACAAGCGGTTCCATCATTTCAAGGATGGCAAGTGCTCTTGTGGGGATTACTGGTAA
- the LOC133857279 gene encoding protein EFFECTOR OF TRANSCRIPTION 2-like, with protein MAASDLSVAAPRLKREDCKRTKHDSVFSKWQILVGPSDWEDYSLGKEGAAKYRVQNLPNRSGPGVYELGIAVSRARSGREISKLDPDSMVTVYLGQADNVRTRLQQYGRTGAHLGNSYFNGCPNDSKSVCLQKRPGLFEEILSRGYPIVFRWAPVENKRDAEKTEAKLLNRFDYAWNSSSNGARRPYDILSKLDKVASNTIQFSNIVRKLLPFDQKQVGIRIKASTCADEESYNFLSRVFKYSRSQPRFVLDRSGVIEENTSFCGVVLSDGSVCRRPPVERRKRCAEHKGMRITGFIPTLDTEGKSESTIGSDSTNLDDREGYSQNDTAKCPMVAFKRPVSVGFTPTCGVLLSNGSACRRQPAQGRKRCDEHKGMRISGSIPESAMEGNQNSSAMCKPGIVQPRASSESERVVVSKGCNTICGVNLGHGLYCTRQPARGRVRCEEHKGLRVDGLVPMLAAEDKSHVSDIGLGLSSYNASTCGATLNDGSLCRRQPVEGNKRCWQHKGMRAGSSFSGLYSGITLHACGVTLQNGSVCMRTPAHGRKRCEQHKGRRV; from the exons ATGGCAGCAAGCGATTTGTCCGTTGCTGCCCCCAGGTTGAAGAGGGAAGACTGTAAGCGCACCAAGCACGACTCCGTCTTCTCCAAATGGCAG ATTCTTGTTGGTCCTTCCGATTGGGAAGACTATTCACTGGGAAAGGAAGGAGCTGCAAAGTATAGAGTTCAAAACCTGCCCAATCGTTCTGGTCCAGGAGTATATGAGCTTGGGATTGCTGTATCTCGGGCCAGGTCGGGGCGTGAAATCAGCAAGCTTGACCCGGACAGCATGGTCACGGTTTACCTTGGTCAGGCTGACAATGTTAGGACGCGACTCCAGCAGTATGGCCGGACAGGTGCTCACTTGGGTAATAGCTACTTCAATGGTTGCCCAAATGATTCTAAGAGTGTGTGTCTCCAGAAACGGCCTGGATTGTTTGAGGAGATATTGTCAAGAGGCTACCCCATTGTGTTTAGATGGGCTCCT GTGGAGAACAAGAGGGATGCTGAGAAAACAGAAGCTAAGCTGCTCAACAGATTTGATTACGCATGGAACTCAAGCAGTAATGGTGCACGGCGACCATATGATATCCTTTCGAAACTTGACAAAGTTGCTTCAAACACTATCCAATTTTCTAATATTGTCAGGAAACTTCTGCCTTTTGATCAGAAGCAAGTGGGCATTAGAATCAAAGCAAGCACTTGCGCTGATGAAGAGAGCTACAACTTCCTATCACGAGTTTTCAAATATAGCAGATCGCAGCCCAGGTTTGTATTGGATAGAAGTGGCGTCATTGAGGAGAACACTAGTTTTTGTGGGGTGGTCTTAAGTGATGGTTCCGTTTGTAGAAGGCCACCGGTTGAGAGAAGAAAGAGGTGTGCTGAACACAAAGGGATGAGAATTACTGGGTTCATCCCAACCTTGGATACAGAAGGTAAATCAGAGAGCACAATTGGCTCAGATTCCACTAATCTTGATGACAGAGAAGGTTACAGTCAGAATGACACAGCAAAGTGTCCAATGGTTGCATTTAAGCGTCCTGTTAGTGTGGGCTTTACTCCTACATGTGGTGTCCTCTTGAGTAATGGCTCTGCTTGTAGAAGGCAACCGGCTCAGGGGAGGAAAAGGTGTGACGAGCACAAAGGTATGAGAATAAGTGGATCCATTCCTGAGTCAGCTATGGAAGGAAACCAGAATTCATCTGCAATGTGCAAACCTGGAATAGTGCAACCTCGGGCTTCCTCAGAGTCAGAGAGAGTTGTTGTCAGCAAAGGCTGCAACACTATATGTGGGGTGAATTTAGGTCATGGGCTTTACTGTACAAGACAACCAGCTAGAGGTAGAGTCAGGTGTGAAGAGCACAAAGGGCTGAGAGTTGACGGGTTGGTCCCCATGTTAGCAGCAGAAGACAAATCCCATGTATCTGATATAGGTTTGGGACTCAGTTCTTATAATGCCTCTACTTGTGGAGCAACCCTAAACGATGGTTCTCTGTGCAGAAGGCAGCCAGTCGAAGGAAATAAAAGGTGTTGGCAGCATAAAGGCATGAGGGCCGGTAGTTCCTTCTCTGGGCTTTACTCTGGAATAACTCTTCACGCATGTGGTGTTACCTTGCAGAACGGATCTGTCTGTATGAGGACTCCTGCTCATGGAAGGAAGAGGTGTGAGCAGCACAAGGGGAGAAGAGTCTAA
- the LOC133857277 gene encoding inactive protein kinase SELMODRAFT_444075-like isoform X1 — protein MKKKGGEQKGSSDVGGKLVLVAVKASKEIPKTALLWALTHIVQPGDCIKLLVVIPAHPSSKRIWGFSRFTSDCTIGHWWSLTGTRLDQKDDIADSCSQMVLQLHDVYDSEKIKVRIKIVCGSPCGVVAAEAKRARSNWVILDKRLKNEKKYCMEELQCNLVVMKQSRPKVLRLNLVNSTKMESEVVCALSSELEKSPENLKSKFEQLNMIRGPAVTPASSPDHESPFTTTDVGTSSISSSDLGTSPFFLSETCGSLKGDLQFTTKEDENLDECDSDTDSEKMSTCSTNSNFHPWMANILRSSSEYSKHMVEGSQRNEGKVLASTFEALLEKLSKLDQDPRTGVLNYRLDLDLRKSVREAISLSRNLPLGPPPLCSICQHKAPIFGNPPRWFSFAELEFATGGFSQVNFLAEGGFGSVHRGVLSDGRVVAVKQHKLASSQGDLEFCSEVEVLSCAQHRNVVMLIGFCVEDGRRLLVYEYICNGSLDSHLYGRNQNLLEWSARQKIAIGAARGLRYLHEECRVGCIVHRDMRPNNILLTHDFEPLVGDFGLARWQPDGDMGVDTRVIGTFGYLAPEYAQSGQITEKADVYSFGVVLVELVTGRKVMDINRPKGQQCLTEWARPLLEKQAIHELVDPCLRKCYLEHEVYRMLQCASLCIRRDPHSRPRMSQVLRMLEGDIVM, from the exons ATGAAAAAGAAGGGTGGTGAGCAAAAGGGTTCCTCAGATGTGGGTGGGAAACTGGTGCTGGTTGCTGTTAAAGCATCAAAGGAAATTCCAAAGACTGCTTTGTTGTGGGCTTTGACTCATATTGTTCAACCTGGAGATTGCATTAAGCTGCTGGTGGTTATTCCTGCTCATCCCTCAA GTAAAAGGATTTGGGGCTTTTCAAGATTCACCAGTGATTGCACCATTGGTCACTGGTGGTCTCTGACAGGAACCCGTTTAGACCAGAAGGATGATATTGCAGATTCATGCTCTCAAATGGTGCTTCAACTCCATGATGTTTATGACTCAGAGAAG ATAAAAGTCAGGATAAAGATTGTTTGTGGCTCGCCATGTGGAGTGGTAGCTGCTGAGGCCAAGAGAGCTCGATCAAACTGGGTTATACTGGATAA acgattgaaaaatgaaaagaaatactGCATGGAAGAGCTGCAATGCAATCTTGTGGTTATGAAGCAATCTCGGCCAAAGGTTCTTCGTTTAAATTTGGTAAATTCGACAAAGATGGAATCTGAAGTGGTTTGTGCATTATCATCTGAATTAGAAAAATCTCCAGAAAATCTGAAAAGCAAGTTTGAACAATTGAATATGATTAGAGGACCAGCTGTTACTCCTGCAAGTAGTCCAGACCATGAGTCACCATTTACTACAACTGATGTTGGAACGTCATCAATATCTAGCTCAGATCTAGGGACTTCACCATTTTTCCTTTCCGAAACTTGTGGGAGCTTAAAGGGTGATCTTCAATTTACCACTAAAGAAGATGAAAATCTGGATGAATGTGACTCTGACACAGATAGTGAAAAGATGAGTACTTGTTCCACAAATTCAAATTTCCATCCATGGATGGCAAACATTCTCAGGTCCAGCAGTGAATATTCGAAACACATGGTGGAAGGTTCACAAAGAAACGAGGGGAAGGTTCTAGCCTCCACATTTGAAGCTTTGCTGGAGAAATTGTCTAAATTAGATCAAGATCCTCGTACTGGAGTGCTGAATTATAGGCTTGATCTGGACCTACGCAAAAGTGTAAGAGAAGCAATTTCATTATCCAGAAATCTTCCTCTCGGCCCTCCTCCATTGTGTTCTATCTGTCAGCACAAGGCACCTATATTCGGGAATCCTCCAAGGTGGTTCAGTTTTGCCGAACTGGAATTTGCTACAGGTGGATTTTCACAAGTCAATTTTTTGGCTGAAGGTGGATTTGGTTCTGTACATCGAGGTGTCTTATCAGATGGCCGGGTTGTTGCAGTCAAGCAACACAAATTGGCTAGTTCTCAAGGTGATCTAGAATTTTGCTCAGAAGTTGAGGTCTTAAGCTGCGCACAGCATCGTAATGTTGTGATGCTAATTGGGTTCTGTGTGGAGGATGGAAGAAGATTGCTGGTCTATGAATACATTTGCAATGGGTCTTTGGATTCTCATCTTTATG GAAGAAATCAAAATCTGCTAGAATGGTCTGCACGACAAAAAATTGCAATTGGAGCAGCTCGTGGGTTGAGATACCTTCATGAGGAATGTAGAGTCGGTTGTATTGTCCACCGCGATATGCGGCCTAACAACATCCTTCTCACCCATGATTTTGAACCATTA GTGGGAGATTTTGGATTGGCAAGGTGGCAGCCAGATGGAGACATGGGGGTGGACACAAGAGTAATTGGAACATTTGG GTACTTGGCTCCAGAATATGCTCAAAGTGGCCAAATCACAGAAAAAGCTGATGTGTATTCCTTTGGGGTAGTGTTGGTGGAGCTTGTTACAGGGAGGAAAGTTATGGACATAAACCGGCCCAAAGGCCAGCAGTGCCTCACTGAATGG GCACGACCTTTGCTAGAAAAACAAGCTATTCATGAACTGGTAGATCCATGCTTAAGGAAGTGCTACTTAGAGCATGAGGTTTATCGCATGCTGCAATGTGCCTCCTTGTGCATCCGACGGGATCCCCATTCAAGACCTCGCATGTCTCAG GTGCTTCGAATGCTGGAGGGTGACATTGTCATGTAA
- the LOC133857632 gene encoding serine acetyltransferase 5 — MPAGELQNPTERNEEEAWVWAQIKAEAKRDAESEPALASYLYSTILSHSSLERSLSFHLGNKLCSSTLLSTLLYDLFLNAFSSDPSLCSAAVADLRAARIRDPACVSFSHCLLNYKGFLACQAHRVAHKLWTQSRRPLALALHSRIADVFAVDIHPAARIGKGILFDHATGVVVGETAVIGNNVSILHHVTLGGTGKVGGDRHPKIGDGVLIGAGATILGNVKIGEGAKIGAGSVVLIDVPPRTTAVGNPARLVGGKERPSKHEDVPGESMDHTSFISEWSDYII, encoded by the exons ATGCCAGCTGGCGAGCTCCAGAATCCGACGGAGAGGAACGAGGAGGAAGCGTGGGTATGGGCGCAGATAAAGGCGGAGGCGAAGCGCGACGCGGAGTCGGAGCCGGCGCTGGCGAGCTACCTGTACTCGACGATCCTGTCGCACTCGTCGCTGGAGCGGTCGCTGTCGTTCCACCTCGGGAACAAGCTCTGCTCGTCCACGCTCCTCTCCACGCTTCTCTACGACCTCTTCCTCAACGCCTTCTCCTCCGACCCCTCCCTCTGCTCCGCCGCCGTCGCCGATCTCCGCGCCGCCCGCATCCGTGACCCCGCCTGCGTCTCCTTTTCCCACTGCCTGCTAAACTACAAGGGCTTCCTAGCCTGTCAG GCACACCGAGTGGCTCATAAGCTGTGGACGCAATCTCGGAGGCCACTGGCCCTAGCGCTACACTCTCGAATAGCGGACGTGTTCGCGGTGGACATCCACCCGGCAGCGAGGATCGGGAAGGGGATCCTGTTCGACCACGCGACGGGGGTGGTGGTGGGCGAGACAGCCGTGATTGGGAACAACGTGTCGATCCTGCACCACGTCACGCTGGGTGGGACTGGGAAGGTTGGGGGGGACAGGCACCCCAAGATTGGAGACGGAGTGCTAATCGGAGCGGGTGCAACCATCTTGGGGAATGTGAAGATCGGGGAAGGGGCAAAGATTGGGGCAGGCTCGGTGGTTCTGATCGACGTGCCGCCGCGGACCACGGCGGTGGGGAACCCAGCAAGGCTGGTGGGAGGGAAGGAGCGGCCTTCTAAGCATGAAGATGTGCCTGGCGAGTCCATGGATCATACTTCGTTTATATCTGAGTGGTCAGATTACATAATCTAA